The sequence below is a genomic window from Nitrobacter winogradskyi Nb-255.
TTCATCGGTGATCTGATCCGCCCTCGCCGCCAGGGTACGTTCGCTTCTGATTGAATCAGAAGATGGACTCTCAGATTTGTTTGACGTGTTTTCGTCACGCGAACAGGTCATCCACTTCGCTCGAAAACGCTATAGACCAAACAAAAACCCCGCCGTTTGCGGCGGGGTCGGTCCGGGAGGAACGGAGGATCGGGTGTCAGGCCGGAATACGGACTTCGTCCTCGTGCGGTTCACGGAGAACGTAGCCGCGCCCCCAGACGGTCTCGATGAAGTTGCGGCCTTCGGAGGCATTGGCAAGTTTTTTGCGCAGCTTGCAGATGAAGACGTCGATGATCTTCAGCTCGGGCTCATCCATGCCGCCATAGAGGTGGTTGAGGAACATTTCCTTGGTCAGCGTGGTGCCCTTGCGCAAGCTGAGCAGCTCGAGCATCTGATATTCCTTGCCGGTGAGATGGACGCGCTGGCCGCCCACTTCCACGGTCTTGGTGTCGAGATTGACCACGAGATCCCCGGTCTGGATCACCGACTGGGCATGGCCCTTGGAGCGCCGCACGATCGCATGGATGCGGGCCACCAGTTCATCCTTGTGAAAGGGCTTCGTCATGTAGTCGTCGGCGCCGACGCCGAGACCCTTGACCTTGTCCTCGATGCCGGCGAGACCGGAAAGGATCAGAATGGGTGTCTTGATCTTGGAGACGCGAAGCTGCTTGAGCACGTCGTAACCCGACATGTCGGGCAGGTTGAGATCGAGAAGGATAATGTCGTAGTCGTAGAGTTTGCCGAGATCGACGCCTTCTTCGCCGAGGTCCGTCGTATAGACGTT
It includes:
- the ctrA gene encoding response regulator transcription factor CtrA, encoding MRVLLIEDDSAVAQSIELMLKSESFNVYTTDLGEEGVDLGKLYDYDIILLDLNLPDMSGYDVLKQLRVSKIKTPILILSGLAGIEDKVKGLGVGADDYMTKPFHKDELVARIHAIVRRSKGHAQSVIQTGDLVVNLDTKTVEVGGQRVHLTGKEYQMLELLSLRKGTTLTKEMFLNHLYGGMDEPELKIIDVFICKLRKKLANASEGRNFIETVWGRGYVLREPHEDEVRIPA